cattttgccacatgTTCCTGCCTGAGTGATAGGCAACGGTTTCCATCCTTCTTTAGAACAATCCCAAGTGATGCATTCCaggtaaaaatataattaaaataattaaaatgcatatattttacaGAAAGTATAGCATACTTGAATTCAAGCTCCTGTGTTTGGGACATGACAAATTGCATGTTTTGTGCATTATTTCttgaaatacatatataatcCTTTTAACACTGTCACATTCTTTGTGCCATTaaagaagctgtttttgtgGAACCTGATTATCAGGTTTCCTACTGAAAGATTACTCCAGCCTTTGCAGTAATGCCTCCACTCTGTATCCACTCAGGTGCGTGCCATGATTCAGATTCTGAAACACTTTGGCTGGACTTGGGTCGGCCTTCTGGTCAGTGATGATGACTATGGACTCAATGTTGCCCGATCCTTTCCGTCTGACCTGGCTCAGTCTGGTGGAGGTTGTCTGGCATACTCAGAGGTTTTGCCCTGGGACAGTGACTCAAATAAACTCAGGAAGATTGTACATTTGATAAAGACATCAACAGCTCGTGTGGTCATGGTGTTTGCTCATGACAGCCACATATATGAACTAATGGAAGAGGTTCAAACcagttttttatgtttcctATGTATGCTTATATGTCCCTGTATGCATGTTGACAAATCAGGATTTTCTTTAtaagttatatttttaaaatatatttgacttaataacattttaaaataatctttCTTTTCATATGAACCAATGCGCAGGTGGTGAGGCAGAATGTGACAGACCGGCAATGGATAGCAAGTGAAGGCTGGACATCAGATACTGCACTCCAGATGCCCCATCTCATGCCCTATTTGAGAGGCACTCTGGGCATTGCCATCCGTCGAGGAGAAATAGCAGGACTAAGAGACTTCTTCTTACGAATACATCCTGaccaaaatgacaacaatatcTATGGAAATAGCATGGCAGGACTTTAACCCCTTACAAACTGATCTAATATTGCACTATACTGTATTTAGAGagaggttgttttttaatagtgactttttaaaaatttatttCAGGTGACAAAGTTTTGGGAATACACGTTTCAGTGTAGATTTGCACCACCTCCAGCAGGTTGGATGGAAACTGGGGGAACACTATGCACTGGACAGGAGGATATTGAAAATGCGGAGACCGCGTTTTTAGATGTTTCTAACCTCAGGTCTGAGTACAATGTGTACAAGGCTGTTTATGCTCTGGCGTATGCTCTTGATGACATGCTGCACTGTGTACCAGGAAGAGGGCCTTTTAGCAGGAACAGCTGCGCCACTCTGCAAACAATGGAACCATGGCAGGTGTGATATCAATTTACACTCCACCTGTTTATGCTTTGAAAAACAACTACTACACCTTGAGGtacttactaaaaaaaatgatagaaCAGTTACATAGGTAAGCTGGCTAGGAAAAAATGGTGAacgtaaaaatatttaaaacaagaaactgagagaaaaaaatcctgttttgtattgtgatgatgatgactggCTAATAGGCAGCAGCCTGCATTTCAGAGGGAAACAAATTGGCACAGTCTcctgcttttttatgttttcttttgtttttttgcaggttGTACATTACTTGCAAACAGTCAACTTTACCACACCATTTGGTGAAGTGTCATTTGATGAGAATGGTGATGTGTTACCAATATATGATGTCATGAACTGGCTGTGGCTCCCTGATGGACGAACAAAGATTCAGAATGTGGGTGAGGTTAAAGAGTCAGCCGAAGGTGAAGAACTCAAACTTGATGAATACAAAATCTTCTGGAACTTTGAATTTAAAGAGGTTATTCTTCAGACAACTTTACTTATTTGGACTGCAGATATAAGCAGAGTATTGGAATAAAGAATGACAGATTCTTTCTTACAACAGCCCCCCCGGTCAGTGTGCAGCGAGAGCTGTCCTCCAGGTACCCGCATGGCCAGAAAGAAAGGGCAACCTGAGTGCTGCTTTGACTGCATCCCTTGTTCTGAGGGAAAGATCAGCAATAAGACTGGTTGGTTTTCAATTTTAAACATTGCACTTTGGAGATAGAAGCATGAATTTCAACACTTTCCTTATTTTCATAGACTCCATGGAGTGCACCAGTTGTCCAGAGGACTTCTGGTCCAGCCCCCAGCGTGACTACTGTGTTCCTAAGAAAACTGAGTTCCTCTTCTACCATGAGCCTCTGGGTATCTGCCTGACAACTGCCTCATTGTTGGGCACATTTATCTGTGCTATTGTTCTGAAAATCTTCATCTATCATCGCAGTACACCCATGGTACGCGCCAACAATTCAGAGCTGAGTTTCCTGCTCTTGGTGTCTCTTAAACTATGTTTCCTTTGCTCACTGCTGTTTATGGGTCGCCCAAGTCTCTGGACATGCCAACTGAAACATGCAGCATTTGGGATCAGCTTTGTGCTTTGTGTCTCATGTATTCTGGTCAAAACCATGGTGGTTCTAGCTGTGTTCAAGACCTCCAAACCAGGAGGTGGAGCCAGTCTGAAGTGGTTTGGTGctgtgcagcagagaggaacAGTTCTGGTTCTTACTTCTATTCAGGCAGCAATCTGCACTGCTTGGCTTGTCTCTGCTTCACCAGCTCCtcataaaaacactcaatacCACAATGACAAGATAGTTTATGAATGTGTAGTCGGGTCCACAGTTGGTTTTGCAGTATTACTTGGCTATATTGGCTTTCTGGCTATCCTCAGCTTCCTGTTAGCATTTCTGGCAAGGAATCTTCCAGACAACTTCAATGAGGCCAAACTCATCACTTTCAGCATGCTGATCTTCTGTGCTGTGTGGGTGGCCTTTATTCCTGCTTATGTCAACTCTCCAGGAAAATATGCAGATGCAGTGGAGGTATTTGCCATCCTGGCCTCCAGTTTTGGTCTCTTGATGGCTTTGTTTGGTCCCAAATGTTACataattctgctgagaccagAGAGGAACACAAAGAAAGCAATCATGGGTCGGGGAACCGCAAAGTCATAAAACACTCAAATTCATCAATAGAAAAGGAGTGCTTGTTGTagttgtgctccttgtatataatatagcatcataacattactagtattaattgtttgaaaactctgaagaatctcatcatacaCTGTAAATTGTAATAAGttcactttacttaaaaaaagttagGAAACCGATTGCCTCAAAATCTCCAAGTAAAGTAGCTAATAGGGCTgagcgatatggccctaaaagaatatcacgatattccaggctatttttgcgataacgatattcttgacgatattatgaaatacttaaaaagatatggaaaatgtgatttttttttgtctgaataaagaaataaaaatctaaaatgtagtgtgaagtgcaaatctcaacagttgccaaatacaaaaaaaaatactcttgactcttgagtatgagcaaataataaaaatatccatttaggggttccgggggcatattttaatgacattttgtaaaggaaaataaaggttcttgtatgtttatttaaggcatcttattttgacagtcttcttgtaagttctgtggtggattctgttaacacactgtgctcttattttgaaagctgcatgtgtttagcgacagagagtaagtagctttttgtgattaaacaactttaattgttagttaATATTAACCTTaagccactacatcaagaagtaggaatgtttccaatatcatgatatgcattttttttaaccataaaaaaaatataccgatattatcgtgaacgatacgatacgGCACACCCCTAGTAGCTAATTCATTTCAAGGTGTCATAGCTAAAAATAACTGTGTTTAGACAACTCAGATAATGGCAGTAAACTTGAGTAAAGTTAACTCAAAATCATTAGTTAGGTTACTTACGCTCTGAATTTGGAGTACCCTCAACAATGTATGTAACCACACTTCAGAatccctgcactgcaaaaaaagaaaagttgagtgaactcaaaatttcaaggcaacaaacttagataaaatttcaagttggacaattaaactaaatattttaagttttgtttttgagtttgctcaaccctggattctctggcacgattgtaacgccgctatgaaatgtcagctaatgttgtgaccacaattttgagttagcattgatacgctaatggctactcttgtagctgtaacaagcagcgccgcttgCTTCAgatagccactagcatcagttagccgctagcatcagttagccgctagctttcgctaatgaccgaatttcacaacaaagaaataagagttagcagaactattgtcccttgttgtgaaccccaacttaaagatataagtaacaacaactcaccaacttgtttttgagcagacaactggcttcctttgttgtgctaacttacattattgccctaaatgtcagtaatttaaatttcaaagttttaccaacttaaatcactgttttaggccaaaaaatacaagttggcttttttaaagtgtagtgtacacacaccggcagtagtccccgtggccctttcagaatttccccagaggaaattttctagttgaatattattatatcaacATCCTTACACTGATGCTTAGTTTAAGTGTATACTCTGATATCCTCTATGAAATATTTTACAAGTTGTCATTGTCTTTAAGGAGAGCGTGAGTCAACTGTTCATTCACaagcaattattttaaaagtaagccacacacgtttttttttagcagaaacACAAATATGGCACATACTGAAATAAGCAGAAATTAAGCACAGGTCAAGCTATCCTGGTAAACTGTATGCTCTTTTCTCACTATAATTGATATACTGTATTTCTGTTATGTATTCCTGATATAAAAGAAAACTTATCCATCATTCCATTAGCTTCAATATTCTTTACCTTATTACTATTGTGATTATATTTCTGTTGTCCTGCCCACACTCCTTGCCATGCCCTGATAGGTGGGATAAAAGAATAAACAATGACGAAATGGACCCAATGAGGATATCATACAtcagaatataaaataaagcaacCACACATTAAGATTGGAGACAGGGTTGAAGAGAGGACAGGCGTTATGGGAGCGGTTTATAACATATACTTAGTATTTTGTGTCTACCTGTTCTTGTCTaaatcttcctctctctccttatcTTGTAAATTACGGAGACAATTTCATCTCAATGGGTTGCACAAGGCTGGCGATGTGGTTTTTGGTGGGGTGTTAAAGATCCACTACATCTCAGTCTTCCCTGAGAATAAATTCACTTCAGAACCACAAGATCCCACCTGTGAAGGGTAAGTTTCATATGCATGCAGCATGAAGCAGAAATATTCAGTCTATTCAAGAtatatgagcaaaaaaagagcGAGATCTGAGATAAGTGTCATGTGTTGTGATATGCATCATAATCAGAtaatgaaatgtatgtaatgaaatgacattttaatacagGATGTTTTGATAATATGGTAATGTAAATGGGATCATTTTAATCTTGTATTCTGACAATATTTTCAGTggttcaaaaatatttttaatgttttagctTTAACACTCAGGGCTTCAGGCAGGCCATGACAATGGTCTTTGCTGTTGATGAGATAAACAGAAACTCCAATCTGCTACCTAATGTGACTCTGGGATACAGTCTTTATGATGACTGTGGTGCACTTGTAACTGGATTTCGTGCTGCTTTGGTGCTGGCCAGTGGTCAAGAGGAGCAGTTTCTGCTGAAGGAAAACTGTTCAGGGACCCCATCAGTTGTTGGGATTGTGGGGGATGCCTATTCAACAGTTTCTATAGCCATCTCGAGTGTGCTGGGTTTATTCAGATTGCCCATGGTGAGCTtgattttctttctgtgatttCGATAGGTCTTTTATGAATTTATAAAGATgtataaatggttgaaatgagTCAAATTGTTCAAAGCGGTCTATTGATTTTCCTGAGATACTGTAGACTGCATGTGTGCATACTGTATGTCTCTTTTCaggtgagtcattttgccacatgTTCCTGCCTGAGTGATAGGCAACGATTTCCATCCTTCTTTAGAACAATCCCAAGTGATGCATTCCaggtaaaaatataattaaaataattaaaatgcataTATTGTACAGAAAGTATAGCATACTTGAATTCAAGCTCCTGTGTTTGGGACATGACAAATTGCATGTTTTGTGCATTATTACtggaaatacatttataatcCTTTTAACACTGTCACATTCTTTGTGCCATTaaagaagctgtttttgtgGAACCTGATTAGCAGGTTTCCTCCTGAAAGATTACTCCAGCCTTTGCAGTAATGCCTCCACTCTGTATCCACTCAGGTGCGTGCCATGATTCAGATTCTGAAACACTTTGGCTGGACTTGGGTCGGCCTTCTGGTCAGTGATGATGACTATGGACTCAATGTTGCCCGATCCTTTCCGTCTGACCTGGCTCAGTCTGGTGGAGGTTGTCTGGCATACTCAGAGGTTTTGCCCTGGGACAGTGACTCAAATAAACTCAGGAAGATTGTACATTTGATAAAGACATCAACAGCTCGTGTGGTCATGGTGTTTGCTCATGACGGCCACATGTATGAACTAATGGAAGAGGTTCAGACCAGTTTTTATGTTTCCTATATATGCTTATATGTCACTGTATGCATGTTGACGAATCAGGATTTTCtttaaaagttatatttttaaaatatatttgacttaataacattataaaataatCTTTCTTTTCATATGAACCAATGCACAGGTGGTGAGGCAGAATGTGACAGACCGGCAATGGATAGCAAGTGAAGCCTGGACAACAGATACTGCACTCCAGATGCCCCATCTCATGCCCTATTTGAGAGGCACTCTGGGCATTGCCATCCGTCGAGGAGAAATAGCAGGACTAAGAGATTTCTTCTTACGAATACGTCCTGaccaaaattacaacaatatcTATGGAAATAGCATGGCAGGGCTTTAATCCCTTACAAACTGATCTAATATTGCACTATACTGTATTTAGAGagaggttgttttttaatagtgacttttaaaaaatgtatttcaggtGACACAGTTTTGGGAATACACGTTTCAGTGTAGATTTGCACCACCTCCAGCAGGTTGGATGGAAACCGGGGGAACACTATGCACTGGACAGGAGGATATTGAAAATGCGGAGACCGCGTTTTTAGATGTTTCTAACCTCAGGTCTGAGTACAATGTGTACAAGGCTGTTTATGCTCTGGCGTATGCTCTTGATGACATGCTGCACTGTGTACCAGGAAGAGGGCCTTTTAGCAGGAACAGCTGTGCCACTCTGCAAACAATGGAACCATGGCAGGTGTGATATCAATTTACACTCCACCTGTTTATGCTTTGAAAAACAACTACTACACCTTGAGGTActtactgaaaaaaatgatagaaCAGTTACATAGGTAAGCTGGCTATTTGGAAAAAATGgtgaacataaaaatatttaaaactgagagaaaaaaatcctgttttgtattgtgatgatgatgactggCTAATAGGCAGCAGCCTAAATTTCAGAGGGAAACAAATTGGCACAGTCTcctgcttttttatgttttcttttgtttttttgcaggttGTACATTACTTGCAAACAGTCAACTTCACCACACCACTTGGTGATGAAGTGTCATTTGATGACAATGGTGATGTCTTACCAATATATGATGTCATGAACTGGCTGTGGCTCCCTGATGGACGAACAAAGATTCAGAATGTGGGTGAGGTTAAAGAGTCAGCCGAAGGTGAAGAACTCAAACTTGATGAAGACAAAATCTTCTGGAACTTTGAATTTAAAGAGGTTATTCTTCAGACAACTTTACTTATTTGGACTGCAGATATAAGCAGAGTATTGAAATAAAGAATGACAGATTCTTTCTTACAACAGCCCCCCCGGTCAGTGTGCAGTGAGAACTGTCCTCCAGGTACCCGCATGGCCAGAAAGAAAGGGCAACCTGAGTGCTGCTTTGACTGCATCCCTTGTTCTGAGGGAAAGATCAGCAATAAGACTGGTTGGTTTTCAATTTTAAACATTGCACTTTGGAGATAGAAGCATGAATTTCAACACTTTCCTTATTTTCATAGACTCCATGGAGTGCACCAGTTGTCCAGAGGACTTCTGGTCCAGCCCCCAGCGTGACTACTGTGTTCCTAAGAAAACTGAGTTCCTCTCCTACCATGAGCCTCTGGGTATCTGCCTGACAACTGCCTCATTGTTGGGCACATTTATCTGTGCTATTGTTCTGAAAATCTTCATCTATCATCGCAGTACACCCATGGTACGCGCCAACAATTCAGAGCTGAGTTTCCTGCTCTTGGTGTCTCTTAAACTATGTTTCCTTTGCTCACAGCTGTTTATGGTTCGCCCAAGTCTCTGGACATGCCAACTGAGACATGCAGCATTTGGGATCAGCTTTGTGCTTTGTGTCTCATGTATTCTGGTCAAAACCATGGTGGTTCTAGCTGTGTTCAAGGCCTCCAAACCAGGAGGTGGAGCCAGTCTGAAGTGGTTTGGTGCTATGCAGCAGAGAGGAACAGTTCTGTTTCTTACTTCTATTCAGGCAGCGATCTGTACTGCTTGGCTTGTCTCTGCTTCACCAGCTCCtcataaaaacactcaatacCACAATGACAAGATAGTTTATGAATGTGTAGTCGGGTCCACAGTTGGTTTTGCAGTATTACTTGGCTATATTGGCTTACTGGCTATCCTCAGCTTCCTGTTAGCATTTCTGGCAAGGAATCTTCCAGACAACTTCAATGAGGCCAAACTCATCACTTTCAGCATGCTGATCTTCTGTGCTGTGTGGGTGGCCTTTATTCCTGCTTATGTCAACTCTCCAGGCAAATATGCAGATGCAGTGGAGGTATTTGCCATCCTGGCCTCCAGTTTTGGTCTCTTGATGGCTCTGTTTGGTCCCAAATGTTACATAATTCTACTGAGACCAGAGAGGAACACAAAGAAAGCAATCATGGGTCGGGGAACCGCAAAGTCATAAAACACTCAAATTCATCAATAGAAAAGGAGTGCTTGTTGTagttgtgctccttgtatataatatagtatcttAACATTACtaatattaattgtttgaaaactctgaagaatctcatcatagtgtacccACAACGGCAGTAGTCCCCTTGGCCccttcagaatttccccagaggaaattttctagttgaatattattatattaacatcCTTACACTGATGCTTAGTTTAAGTGTATACTCTGATATCCTCTATGAAATATTTTACCAGTTATCATTGTCTTTAAGGTGAGCGTGAGACAACTGTTTTTTAGCAGAAACACAAATATGGCACATACTGAAATAAGCAGAAATTAAGCACAGGTCAAGCTATCCTGGTAAACTGTGTGCTCTTTTCTCACTATAattgatatactgtatatatttctgttATGTATTcctgatatataaataaaacttatCCATCATTCCATGAGCTTCAATATTCTTTACCTTATTACTATTGTGATTATATTTCTGTTGTCCTGCCCACACTCCTTGCCATGCCCTGATAGGTGGTATAAAAGAATAAACAATGACGAAATGGACCCAATGAGGATATCATACAtcagaatataaaataaagcaacCACACATTAAGATTGGAGACAGGGGTGAAGAGAGGACAGGCGTTATGGGAGCGGTTTATAACATATACTTAGTATTTTGTGTCTACCTGTTCTTGTCTaaatcttcctctctctccttatcTTGTAAATTACGGAGACAATTTCATCTCAATGGGTTGCACAAGGCTGGCGATGTGGTTTTTGGTGGGGTGTTAAAGATCCACTACATCTCAGTCTTCCCTGAGAATAAATTCACTTCAGAACCACAAGATCCCACCTGTGAAGGGTAAGTTTCATCTGCATGCAGCATGAAGCAGAAATATTCAGTCTATTCAagatatgaccaaaaaaagagagatctGAGATAAGTGTCATGTGTTGTAATATGCATCATAATCagataatgtaatgtatgtaatgaaattacattttaagacaGGATGTTTTGATAATATGGTAATGTAAATGGGATCATTTTAATCTTGTATTCTGACAATATTTTCAGTGGttcaaaaatacttttaatgttttagcTTTGACACTCAGGGCTTCAGGCAGGCAATGACAATGGTCTTTGCTGTTGATGAGATCAACAGAAACTCCAATCTGCTACCTAATGTGACTCTGGGATACAGTCTTTATGATGACTGTGGTGCACTTGTTACTGGATTTCGTGCTGCTTTGGTGCTGGCCAGTGGTCAAGAGGAGCAGTTTCTGCTGAAGGAAAACTGTTCAGGGACCCCATCAGTTGTTGGGATTGTTGGTGATGCCTATTCAACAGTTTCTATAGCCATCTCGAGTGTGCTGGGTTTATTCAGATTGCCCATGGTGAGCTtgattttctttctgtgatttTGATAGGTATTTTACGAATTTATAATGATgtataaatggttgaaatgagTCAAATTGTTCAAAGAGGTCTATTGATTTTCCTGAGATACTGTAGTTTGCatgtgtatatactgtatgtctcTTTTCaggtgagtcattttgccacatgTTCCTGCCTGAGTGATAGGCAACGGTTTCCATCCTTCTTTAGAACAATCCCAAGTGATGCGTTCCAGGTAAAATtataataagataattaaaatgcatatattttacaGAAAGTATAGCATACTTGAATTCAACCTCCTGTATTTGGGACATGACAAATTGCATGCTTTGTGCATTATTACTGGGAATACATAAATAATCTTTTTAACATTGTCACACTCTTTGTGCCATTAAagaagttgtttgtttttgtggaacCTGATTATCAGGTTTCCTACTGAAAGATTACTCCAGCCTTTGCAGTAATGCCTCCACTCTGTATCCACTCAGGTGCGTGCCATGATTCAGATTCTGAAACACTTTGGCTGGACTTGGGTCGGCCTTCTGGTCAGTGATGATGACTATGGACTCAATGTTGCTCGATCCTTTCCGTCTGACCTGGCTCAGTCTGGTGGAGGTTGTCTGGCATACTCCGAGGTTTTGCCCTGGGACAGTGACTCAAATAAACTCAGGAAGATTGTACATTTGATAAAGACATCAACAGCTCGTGTGGTCATGGTGTTTGCTCATGACAGCCACATGTCTGAATTAATGGAAGAGGTTCAGACTAGTTTTTATGTTTCCTATATATGCTTATATGTCACTGTATGCATTTTGACAAATCAGTATTTTCttgaaaacttattttttttaaatatacttgACTGAATAACTTTATAAAATAATCTTTCTTCATATGAACCACTGCACAGGTGGTGAGGCAGAATGTGACAGACCGGCAATGGATAGCAAGTGAAGCCTGGACAACAGCTACTGCACTCCAGACTCCCCATCTCATGCCCTATTTGAGAGGCACTCTGGGCATTGCCATCCGTCGAGGAGAAATAGCAGGACTAAGAGACTTCCTCTTACGAATACGTCCTGaccaaaatgacaacaatatcCATGGAAATAGCATGGCAGGGCTTTAAAACCCTTACAGCTGatctaaaattgtgctatagaggttgtattgttttttaatactgacttttaaaaacatttctttcagGTGACACAGTTTTGGGAATACACGTTTCAGTGTAGATTTGCACCACCTCCAGCAGGTTGGATAGAAACTGGGGGAACACTATGCACTGGACAGGAGGATATTGAAAATGTGGAGACCGAGTTTTTAGATGTTTCTAAACTCAGGCCTGAGTACAATGTGTACAAGGCTGTGTATGCTATGGCGTACGCTCTTGATGACATGCTGCAGTGCAAGCCAGGAAGAGGGCCTTTTAGCAGGAACAGCTGCGCCAATCGACAAACAATGGAACCATGGCAGGTGTGATATCAATTTACACTGCACCTGTTTATGATTTGAAAACCAACTACTACACCTTGAGGTACTTACTAAATGTAGTGTTatgagtctcaaatgttaaaataaaatgatataatattgatatatttaagCTGGGTATTAGGAAATAATGGTGAACGTAAAAATATTTCTAACAAGAAACTGAGAGAAAAACTCCCATTTTGTATTGTGACGATGACTGGCCAATAGGCAGCAGCAGTGTCCTCTGCTtgtttatgttttctgtttttcttgcagGTTGTACATTACTTGCAAACAGTCAACTTCACTACAACATTTGGTGATGAAGTGTCTTTCGATGAGAATGGTGATGTGTTACCAATATATGATGTCATGAACTGGCTGTGGCTCCCTGATGGACGAACAAAGATTCAGAATGTGGGTGAGGTTAAGAGGTCGGCCAAAGGTGAAGAACTCAAACTGGATGAAGACAAAATCTTTTGGAACTTTGAATCTAGAGAGGTTATTCTTCAGACAAATCTTATTTGGACTGCAGATATAAGCAGTGTATTGAAATGGAGAATGAcagattctttctttcttcagcCCCCCCGGTCAGTGTGCAGTGAGAGCTGTCCTCCAGGTACCCGCATGGCCAGAAAGAAAGGGCAACCTGAGTGCTGCTTTGACTGCATCCCTTGTTCTGAGGGAAAGATCAGCAATACGAATGGTTGGTTTACAGTTTAAAACTTTACACTTGGGAGAGAAAAGCATGGATTTCAACCCTTCCTTTATTTTCCTAGACTCCATGGAGTGCACCAGTTGTCCAGAGGACTTCTGGTCCAGCCCCCAGCATGACCACTGTGTTCCTAAGAAAACTGAGTTCCTCTCCTACCATGAGCCTCTGGGTATCTGCTTGACAACCACCTCATTGTTCGGCACATTTGTCTGTGTTATTGTTCTGGTAATCTTTACTTATCATCGCAGTACACCCATGGTACGCGCCAACAATTCAGAACTGAGTTTCCTGCTCTTGGTGTCCCTTAAactgtgtttcctgtgttcaCTGCTGTTTATCGGCCGTCCCAGACTGTGGACATGCCAACTGAGACATGCAGCATTTGGGATCAGCTTTGTGCTTTGTGTCTCATGTATTCTGGTCAAAACCATGGTGGTTCTGGCTGTGTTCAAGGCCTCCAAACCAGGAGGTGGAGCCAGTCTGAAGTGGTTTGGTGctgtgcagcagagaggaacAGTTCTGGTTCTTACTTCTATTCAGGCAGCAATCTGCATTGCTTGGCTTGTCTCTGCTTCACCGGCTCCccataaaaacactcaatacCACAATGACA
This is a stretch of genomic DNA from Centropristis striata isolate RG_2023a ecotype Rhode Island chromosome 4, C.striata_1.0, whole genome shotgun sequence. It encodes these proteins:
- the LOC131969944 gene encoding extracellular calcium-sensing receptor-like, yielding MGAVYNIYLVFCVYLFLSKSSSLSLSCKLRRQFHLNGLHKAGDVVFGGVLKIHYISVFPENKFTSEPQDPTCEGFDTQGFRQAMTMVFAVDEINRNSNLLPNVTLGYSLYDDCGALVTGFRAALVLASGQEEQFLLKENCSGTPSVVGIVGDAYSTVSIAISSVLGLFRLPMVSHFATCSCLSDRQRFPSFFRTIPSDAFQVRAMIQILKHFGWTWVGLLVSDDDYGLNVARSFPSDLAQSGGGCLAYSEVLPWDSDSNKLRKIVHLIKTSTARVVMVFAHDSHMSELMEEVVRQNVTDRQWIASEAWTTATALQTPHLMPYLRGTLGIAIRRGEIAGLRDFLLRIRPDQNDNNIHGNSMAEVTQFWEYTFQCRFAPPPAGWIETGGTLCTGQEDIENVETEFLDVSKLRPEYNVYKAVYAMAYALDDMLQCKPGRGPFSRNSCANRQTMEPWQVVHYLQTVNFTTTFGDEVSFDENGDVLPIYDVMNWLWLPDGRTKIQNVGEVKRSAKGEELKLDEDKIFWNFESREPPRSVCSESCPPGTRMARKKGQPECCFDCIPCSEGKISNTNDSMECTSCPEDFWSSPQHDHCVPKKTEFLSYHEPLGICLTTTSLFGTFVCVIVLVIFTYHRSTPMVRANNSELSFLLLVSLKLCFLCSLLFIGRPRLWTCQLRHAAFGISFVLCVSCILVKTMVVLAVFKASKPGGGASLKWFGAVQQRGTVLVLTSIQAAICIAWLVSASPAPHKNTQYHNDKIVYECVVGSTVGFAVLLGYIGLLAILSFLLAFLARNLPDNFNEAKLITFSMLIFCAVWVAFVPAYVNSPGKYADAVEVFAILASSFGLLVALFGPKCYIILLRPERNTKKAIMGRGTAKS